A segment of the Gammaproteobacteria bacterium genome:
TTCTGCTGGCGTTGCTGGGTTGCCGCGTGTCCATGATCGAGCGATCTCCGCTTGTTCACGCCTTGCTGGCCGATGGCCTGATGCGGGCGCAGGTCGCATCTGATGCGCATGCGGACAGCCTTGATCGACTGACCCTGACGTGCGCGGACGCGAAAGGGGTGCTGGAAAATCTCGCGGACGCGGATCGGCCGGATACGGTTTATCTAGACCCGATGTATCCCTGCCGGGCTCGCTCGGCGCTCAACAGCAAGGACATGCGCGCCTTGCGCGCGCTGGTCGGCGATGATGAAGACGCCCCCGACCTGCTGACGACGGCGCTCAGTTGCGCCCGGCGGCGCGTGGCGGTAAAACGACCGCGCCTGGCGCCGCCGCTCGTGGGGCCGCCACCGATGTTTCAGCTCAAGGGCACATCGACACGCTACGATGTCTACACCGCACGGGCCGGGGAGCGCACGGGCTAGTCCCTAAAATTCTCGAACTGCAACGGTTGATCGATCTTCTCCTCGCGTAACATGCCGATCACCTGCTGAAGATCATCGCGGCTTTTACCGCTGACCCGAAGCTTTTCGCCCTGAATCGAGGTCTGAACCTTGAGCTTTTTGTCCTTGATCAGCCGGACCAGCTTGCGCGCGAGTTCTGCGTCGATGCCGCGCCGCAGAGTGACGAGCTGGCGGGCCCGGTTGCCGCTCTCCTCCACCTTGCCTTCCTCCATGCACGCCACGTCCACGCCACGCCTGGCGAGTTTCTGCGCGAGGATATCCAGCATCTGCTTGAGCTGAAATGCCGCCTGCGCCTGCAAGGTGATCACGTTGTCCTCGCGCGTGAGGCTGGCATCCATGCCCTTGAAGTCATACCGATTTGCGACCTCGCGGCTGGTTTGATCCACCGCGTTGGCGACTTCGTGCAGATCCACCTCGGACACCACATCGAACGTTGGCATGGTTGTTACTCCGTACAATCCTGTAAGTTAGACTTAGGAAAGAAGCCCTTACTCGCAAACCATCATGCTTAAAACTTTTGTATTGCTCGGCGGCATCAACGCTCTGCTGGCCGTCGTGCTGGGCGCTTTCGGCGCGCATGGCTTGAAGCAGCAGCTAAGCCCCGAATTACTCTCCATGTATCAGACCGGCGTCGATTACCACATGTGGCACGCGCTGGGTCTGGTCCTGATCGGACTGCTCGGCGCGCATTACAGCGGCAGCGCGATGCTCACGTGGGCCGGGTGGCTCATGCTGGCCGGTATCCTGATCTTCTCTGGCAGCCTGTACATTTTAAGTATCACCGGCGTTCGCTGGCTTGGCGCGATCACGCCTTTCGGTGGGCTGGCGTTCATCGTCGCGTGGGGACTGTTGATCGTCGCCGTGTGGCGCGCGTGAACGTTGCGTTCAATTACACCGACAAGCCGTCGCGTGCTCACGGCGCCATCAGGGTTGATCCGTTCATGTAAGCTTGCAGGGCTTGTGGAATGCGAATACGGCCCTCAACGTCCTGAAAGTTTTCCATGACCGCGACCAGGGTACGGCCAACCGCGAGACCGGAGCCGTTCAGGGTATGCAGCAGTTCGGGCTTGCCAGTGTCTGGGTTGCGCCAGCGCGCCTGCATGCGGCGCGCCTGGAAATCGAGAAAATTGCTGCACGAGCTGATCTCGCGATAACGATCCTGACCCGGCAACCAGACCTCGATGTCGTAGGTTCTGGCCGAGGCAAAACCCAGATCGCCCGCGCACAAAGCCACCATCCGATAGGGTAGTTCCAACGATTTAAGAATTGCCTCCGCGTGGCCGCTCAGCGCTTCCAGCGCCGCCCACGAATCGGCAGGCCGTACGAACTGCACCAGCTCCACTTTTTCGAACTGGTGCTGGCGGATCATGCCGCGCGTATCCTTGCCGTAGGAGCCCGCCTCCGAGCGGAAACACGGCGTGTGACAGACATATTTGAGCGGCAATCCAGCGGCCTCGATGATCTGGTCGCGCGCCAGATTGGTGACGGGCACTTCCGCCGTAGGCGTCAGGTAATAACCGCTGTCGCCCGCCAGCCTGAACAGATCGGACTCGAACTTCGGCAATTGGCCGGTGCCGGTCAGACTTTCGGCGTTGACGATATACGGCACGTAGACTTCCGTATAGCCGTGCTCGCGGGTTTGCATGTCCAGCATGAACTGGGTCAGCGCGCGGTGCAGCCGCGCCAGCGCGCCACGCATCACCACGAAGCGCGAACCGGTGATTTTGCCCGCCGCCTCGAAATCCATGCCGCCCAACCGTGCGCCAAGCTCAACGTGATCGAGCGGCTTGAAATCGAACCTGCGCGGTTCGCCCCAGCGACGGATCTCCTGATTGTCGCTTTCGTCCCGGCCGTCGGGCACGGCATCGTCGGGCACGTTTGGCGTCGCCAGCAGCACGCCTTGCAACTGCGCCTGCACGTCGCGCAAGCTTTTTTCGGCGGCTGTGAGCTGTTCGTTCAGGCGCGCGACATCCGCGCGCAATGGCTCGATGTCGATGTCTTCGCCGCGGGCTTTGGCCTCGCCGATGCGCTTCGAACGCGCGTTACGCTGGTTTTGCAGATCCTGCGTGGCGATCTGGGCGCGCTTGCGCTCGCTCTCCAACGCGTTCAGCGCGTCCACGTCGAGCCGGAAGCCGCGCCGCGCGAGCGCCGCCGCGGTGGCGTCCAGATCGGTCCGTAGTCTTTTTGGATCCAGCATTAAGGTCAGGTCCGCATCGAATCGGCGCCAAAGGTTATCACACGCGCGGCGCCTATCCCGAAAGCTGCCTGCCCATCAGCAGACCGCCCCAGGTGGCGACCAGGCACAACGCAAAATTCAGGGTCGAGTTCGTCAGGCCTTTAGCGATTTCACCCTGCTCCAGCAGATTCAGCGTCTCGATGGAAAGCGCGGAGAACGTGGTAAAGGCGACAAGCCCGCCAATGATAATTCCGGCGCGCCACGCGGGGCTTATGTCGAAACGATCCACCAGCAGCACGCTCAACAGCCCGATCAACAACGAGCCCAGCACGTTAACAGTCAGGGTGCCATAAGGAAATCCACGCCCCAGCAGGCTATGCACGCCCATCGTGGTCCAGTAGCGCAACAGCGCGCCCAGCGCACCGCCCGTGGCGATCAGCAATATTTGAGACATATGACCCTCCGATGACGCTTGCCGCGAAAGCGTAACCTCGACCGCCAGCGCGAGCAAGCCGGCGGAGACCGCCGGCGCATAAACACAGGTTGACCTTCGCACATGACTGGAACACGCTAGCGGCATCATGAACGACGCGTTACATCCAGGTTTACAAAAGGGGGCCGCAAAAACAAACGCGGCAGCGCTGGCGGCGCGTTTTCGCGCGCTGTTACCGCCGGAGTCGGTGCTGACAGACGAGGAAGACCTGCGCCCCTACGAGTGCGACGGGTTGTCCGCTTATCGCCGCCTGCCGATGATCGTGCTGATGCCGGACAATGTGGAACAGGTGCAAGACATCATGCGCGTTTGCAGCGAGCACAAAGTCCCGGTGGTCGCCCGCGGCGCGGGCACCGGGCTTTCCGGCGGCGCGCTGCCGATTGTCGAGGGCGTCCTGCTGAGCCTGACGAAGTTCAGCCGCATTCTCGAAATCGACGTAGCCAACCGCTGCGCCACTGTGCAGCCGGGTGTGCGCAATCTCGCCGTCTCCGAGGCCGCAGCACCACACGGACTTTATTACGCGCCCGATCCGAGTTCGCAGATCGCCTGC
Coding sequences within it:
- a CDS encoding DUF423 domain-containing protein → MLKTFVLLGGINALLAVVLGAFGAHGLKQQLSPELLSMYQTGVDYHMWHALGLVLIGLLGAHYSGSAMLTWAGWLMLAGILIFSGSLYILSITGVRWLGAITPFGGLAFIVAWGLLIVAVWRA
- a CDS encoding CrcB family protein, with product MSQILLIATGGALGALLRYWTTMGVHSLLGRGFPYGTLTVNVLGSLLIGLLSVLLVDRFDISPAWRAGIIIGGLVAFTTFSALSIETLNLLEQGEIAKGLTNSTLNFALCLVATWGGLLMGRQLSG
- the serS gene encoding serine--tRNA ligase, encoding MLDPKRLRTDLDATAAALARRGFRLDVDALNALESERKRAQIATQDLQNQRNARSKRIGEAKARGEDIDIEPLRADVARLNEQLTAAEKSLRDVQAQLQGVLLATPNVPDDAVPDGRDESDNQEIRRWGEPRRFDFKPLDHVELGARLGGMDFEAAGKITGSRFVVMRGALARLHRALTQFMLDMQTREHGYTEVYVPYIVNAESLTGTGQLPKFESDLFRLAGDSGYYLTPTAEVPVTNLARDQIIEAAGLPLKYVCHTPCFRSEAGSYGKDTRGMIRQHQFEKVELVQFVRPADSWAALEALSGHAEAILKSLELPYRMVALCAGDLGFASARTYDIEVWLPGQDRYREISSCSNFLDFQARRMQARWRNPDTGKPELLHTLNGSGLAVGRTLVAVMENFQDVEGRIRIPQALQAYMNGSTLMAP
- a CDS encoding class I SAM-dependent methyltransferase, translated to MVADDGASIAVYCTEPARAAEGKALAARLSLPLTDTAAIKVNYLLTLTGQMLELRQLNVDAPGPVYADFVSGPFGYRRVHGPGVRQLLARAVGIKAGFRPSVTDVTAGLGRDAFLLALLGCRVSMIERSPLVHALLADGLMRAQVASDAHADSLDRLTLTCADAKGVLENLADADRPDTVYLDPMYPCRARSALNSKDMRALRALVGDDEDAPDLLTTALSCARRRVAVKRPRLAPPLVGPPPMFQLKGTSTRYDVYTARAGERTG
- a CDS encoding YajQ family cyclic di-GMP-binding protein; this translates as MPTFDVVSEVDLHEVANAVDQTSREVANRYDFKGMDASLTREDNVITLQAQAAFQLKQMLDILAQKLARRGVDVACMEEGKVEESGNRARQLVTLRRGIDAELARKLVRLIKDKKLKVQTSIQGEKLRVSGKSRDDLQQVIGMLREEKIDQPLQFENFRD